The following nucleotide sequence is from Candidatus Izemoplasmatales bacterium.
CATGATGTCACCCAAGGTCAACGACAACGTGTACATGGCGGATTACCCCTCTCTGTGTTTCAAATCGATGATGAGCGCATGCTCCTTGTCGTTCCAGGAAGCCTCGAACTTGAAGGCCTGCCCCGGCTCGAACTTGAGCCCCGCGAGCGCCGCGGCCTCCTGCACGAACTGCTTGTTGCAGATGCGGGAGTAGCTCGGCTTCACGGTGATGTTGTGCTGCTGCTCCTCGGGGATGTACCCGAGCGAGACTTCTTCCTTGGACACCGGCTTGACGGCGATCCGTTGCGATTCGCGATCCAAACCGAGCAGGACGACGTAGGCCGATTCGAAATACGAACTCGCCGATTTGTTCAGCGTGATGTTCGATTCGTAGATCGTCGCGATGTCGTCGAGCGGCTTTTTGGACGCCCATACGAAATTGGTCATGCTTGCAACCTCCATTATAATACGTATTCCCCACACAACGAATTATATCAGTTTACATTCGAATTATCAAGAATTATTTAAAATTATTTTCAATCACACAAGGTGGTTTGGACGATTTACAAGAAGCCTCGTTTCCTGTATAATGGATACATTCCCGGAGGTGAGACCGATGCGTGTATTCTCTTTTCGCGACGTCGTCGAGCGCAGCATCACGAAGACGTTCAAGGGTCCGCTCTATTCCAAGTTCGTCGAAGCAATATGCCTGTACCATCTCGTCGAACCGGGCGACCGGATCGCCGTCGCCCTCTCCGGCGGGAAGGACTCGCTTCTGCTCGCGAAGCTGTTTCAGGAGTACCGCCGTCACGGCAATGTCGAGTTCGAGATGGTCTTTCTGACCATGGATCCGGGCTATTCGCCGGAAAAGCTGGAAAAACACAAGGAAACCTGTGAAAGGCTCGGGATCGACGTCGCCGTCGAGCCTTCGGCGATCTTCAAGGTCACCGAGGAATACGCCAAAGAGGATCCGTGCTTCCTGTGCGCCCGGATGCGCAGGGGCGTCCTCTATAAACTCGCACGCAAGTACGGATGCAACAAGCTCGCGCTCGGGCACCACTTCGACGACGTGATCGAGACGACGCTCCTGAACATGTTCTATGCGGGAACCTTCAAGACGATGCTTCCGAAGATCCGCTCGGAAAACTATCCGGAGATCGAACTGATCCGGCCGATGTACCTGGTCAAGGAGCACGACATCGTCCGCTTCATGAACTATCACAAGCTCGAGGCGATGAACTGCGGCTGCCGCTTCATCCTCACCAAGACCGATTCGAAGCGCGGCGAGATCAAGAACCTGATCGCATCGCTCCGGAAAGTGTACATGAACATCGACATCAACATCTTCCGAAGCGCCGAGAACGTCAATCTCAACGGAGTTCTGGGGTATCGGAACGAAGACGACGAGAGGACCTTTCTCGACGACTACTGAGATGATACCGCATTTCGATGATGCGCATGTGATCGAATGAAAATCCGGACCCGCCGCTGGTCCGGATTTTCATTCGATTGCGCTTCGTAGGACTTGATGACGTTTCACGTGAAACATGTCACTTGCCGAGGCAGAACCGCGAGAAGAGCGTTTCGATCAGCAGATCGCTTCCGGATTCCCCCGTGATTTCGCCAAGGGATTCCCAGGCTCTGCGGATGTCGAGTTCGATCATGTCCACCGGTCGATGCGCGGCGCATGCGTCGAGCGCATCGCGGAGGGCGGTTGCCGCTTCCTTGAGTTTCCCGATGTGGCGGGCGTTCGCGACGATCGTCTCGCCGGATGCCACGACGGCCTCGTCGACGAACAGGCGCCGTACTTCGCGCTCCAGTTCGGCGATGCCGGTTCCGTCCTTCGCGGAAACGTCGATCATCCTGTCGACGCCCTCCGGCGTCCGTTTGCCCAGGTCGACCTTGTTCCCGACGACGATCCTGGGTTTGTTTCGCGTCACCTCGAGAAGCTGCCGGTCTGTCTCGGTGAACGATGCGCTCTGATCGAGCACCAGGATCACCAGATCCGCCTCCGCCATCGCCTTGCGGCTGCGGGCGATGCCGATGCTTTCGACGACATCCGTCGTTTCGCGGATGCCGGCGGTATCGATCAGCCTCAGGGTGATTCCCCCCAGATTCAGTTCCCCTTCGACCAGATCGCGGGTCGTTCCCGAGATCTCCGTGACGATCGCCTTCTCTTCCTTCAGGAGGATATTGAGGAGGCTCGACTTGCCGACGTTCGGCTTTCCGACGATAACCGCCCTGACCCCTTCGCGGATGACCTTCCCGGTCTCCGCCTTGGAGAGGATGTCGGCGATCCGCGCCGCCATGTCGGTCAGTCTTGGCGCCAGTACGGCGTCGGTCATCACGACGACGTCGTCATATTCGGGATAGTCGATGTTCACTTCGATGGCTGCGACAACATCGAGGATCTCCTTCTGCAGACCCGCGACAAGCACGGATACGCGACCGTCGAGGCCCTGATGGGCAAGGCGGAGCTGAGCATCGGTCCTGGCGTTGATGAGATCCATCACGCTTTCCGCCTGCGAAAGGTCGATGCGGCCGTTCAGATACGCCCTGCGGGTGAACTCGCCCGGTTCCGCCGCCCGGCAGCCCTTCGAGACGAGAAGCGAGACGATCTTTTCCGGAATGAGGAAGCCCCCGTGGGTACTGATTTCGACGACGTTCTCGGCGGTGAAGGACTTCGGTTCCCGGAACACGCTGACGAGCACCTCGTCCACGACGAAGCCGTCGTCCACGATGTGGCCGTAAGCGACGCTGTGGCTCGGTACATCGTTCAGATCGCGGCCGCGGAAAACCGAGGCGACCGCCGCGATGGCGTCGTCGCCGGATACCCGGATGACGTTGATGGCGCTGGTCCCGCGAAGCGTCGCGATCCCGACGATGGTATCGTAGAGCATGGGCATCACCGTAAATATTCTATCATAACGGGGGTGCATATTGTATAATACTTGAGGGTGATGACATCATGAATCAGAAACGTCTGAAGTCTTGGAAATTCTATCTCGCGCTTTATGCGCTCGCGCTCGCCGCGCTCGGCGGCGTGGCTCTGTATAAGCATTTCGCGGGTACGTATGAGACCGCCGACCTGTGGAACGCGATCCTGTTCCCGATCATCTTCGCCGTCTTCATGTTCCTGTCCGACTACATCATGCAGAGACTGCAGGACAAGAAGCAGAAGACGAATTATGAAGGGCTGTATCTGGACGCGATCGCGGAACGGATGCGCAACTCGGAATTGTTCCTGATCGAGGATTTCCGTCGTCTCAAGGAGAGTCCGCGCTTCCAGGAAGCGCTCAAATACGGATTCTACCTGACGCAGAACGGTGAAAGCGAGAAGTTTTCGATCGCCCGGCTTGAAAGGCGGTTCGAACCCCGCAGTCTCGAGGCGAAGGCGATGCCATTCGTGATCGCGCAAGTGCGCGAGAAACTGTCCGAGAAAAGGTGATCGCGGTACTCAAAGAGCCGCGAATCGAGTATAATATGATGTACGGGAGTGGACAGAATGCGTGTTGTGAAGGGATTGGGAATCCATCGAGGAATCGCTTCCGGCATCGTCTTCCGCTATCGACCGGCCCGTGGTTCCGAACCTCTTTTTGATTTAAATATAAATCAAAAGGAAGCCTTGGATAACGCGATTCGACGCAGTGTCGAAGAACTCGAGAAAGACGTCGAGGAAAGCGATCCGGCCCATGGCGACGCGGTCAGGATGGTCTTTGAGTCGCACAAGCTCATGGTGTGCGATCCGATCCTGCTCGACGACGTCTACGCCCGCATCGAACGCGGTGAATCGGCCTTTCGCGCCTATCGGGGAGCGGCCGAAGACATCGTCGCCAGATTCAGCGTGTTGACAAACGCATACATGCGCAATCGCGTCATCGACATCATCGACGCCACGGACCGCGTCCTGCATGCGCTCGTTGCGGCGCAGTATGAACGCGAATTCGACTTCGCCGAACCGCGCATCATCGTCATGGACCAGATGCGTCCGTCCGTGATCCGCAACTGCCACAAACCCCATGTCGTCGGCTTCGTTGCGGAAACGGGGGCGTACGACCAGCATTCCTCGATGATCGCCCGCGTCAAGGAACTGCCGGGAGTCATCGTGCCCGACGTTCTGCGAACGTTGAACGACGGCGATCGCGTCGTCGTCGACGGCGATGCAGGAACCGTCACCGTCCTCGACGACGACCGCTGAAGAAAATCCACGAAAGGAGAACGACCGATGAGTTACAAGGCGCTCTACCGAACCTACCGCCCTATCGATTTCACCGAGGTCGCCGGGCAGAACCACATCACGACGACGCTCAAGAACGCATTGACTTCGGGCAAGGTCGCTCATGCCTATCTTTTCAGCGGCCCGCGCGGAACCGGAAAGACATCGATCGCGAAGATCCTGGCGAAAGCCGTCAACTGCGAGAAGGCCCCGATCGCGAATCCGTGCAACGTCTGCCCGAACTGCCTGGGAATCCAGGACGGAACGATCAGCGACGTAATCGAGATCGACGCCGCCAGCAACAACGGCGTCGACGAGATCCGCGAGATCCGGGACAAGGTGAAATACCTGCCGGGTTATGTGAAATACAAGGTCTACATCATCGATGAAGTCCACATGCTTTCGACAGGAGCGTTCAACGCCTTGCTCAAGACGCTCGAGGAACCGCCGGCACACGTGATCTTCATCCTCTGTACGACCGAACCTCAGAAGATCCCGCTGACGATCCACTCGCGTTGCCAGCGCTTCGATTTCAAGGCGATCACTCCCGTCGAGATCGCCGGAAAGATGAAGGAAGTCATCGCGAAGGAACACATCAACATTGAGGAAGCCGCGGTGAACCAGATCGCCATTTTCGCCGACGGCGGACTTCGCGATGCGCTCAGTCTGCTCGATCAGACATATTCGTTCAGCCCCGAAATGATCACGCTGGACGACGTGAATCAGATCTGCGGTGCGGTATCGTTCTCCAAACAGATGGAAATCGTCCACGAGATCTGGCAAATGGACTCCGCGCAGGCGATCAAGGCGCTCGACGAGCTGATCGCGTCCGGAAAAGACGTCGCCAAGATCTGTCAGAACATGATCCAGTTCTATCGCGACGTGCTCGTTTACAAGAACGTCGGGTTCGCCGATTCGCTGTCTGTATTAAGCAAGAACGAGGAGTTCATATCAATTACTAAAGCCCTCAGCAACCGCAGAATCTTCTTCTATCTCGATATTTTGAACAAGGCGGCGAACGACATCCGCTGGAGCAATAACCCGCGTCTTTACCTCGAACTTGCCTTCATCAAGATGACCGACGAGGAGCCCGAAAGCGACGCCAAGGTCGCAAGGGAGATGAATGAGCTCGAAAACCGGTTGGAGAAGCTCGAAAAGGGTGCTTTAGTCGAATCCGCACCTCAAAAATCGACAAAAACTATCGATTCCACCGCTTCTTCACGGATCCATACCAAAAAACAAGAGAAAGATACCACGAGCGGAAACGCACCGATCGACCAGACCGAAAAAGAGCCAGAAACAGCGATTTCCGACACAATAAATTTCGTTCCAGAAAGTGTAGAAAAGCCCGCAAATGACACACAAACCGCACCCGAATCTGCATGTGTCGACATTTCCAAGACGTACGACATCGGCTTCATCGAAGACGTCCTGAACAACGGCAACCGGAACGACAAGGCCTTTCTCATCAACAACTGGCATCTTTTTTCAAAGAACGCGTCCGCAGCATCCGGCGCGCAGGTCGCACAGATCTTCGCCGCGGGTACGCTGATGGCGAGTTCATTCGGTCGGATCATCGTGACGTTCAAGGGCGCCGGCGCATGCAACAAGCTCATGGCGCCGAGTGCCAAGGCCGTGGTCAAGGACGTCTTGAAGCAGTCGTTTGATCGCGACATCGACTATATGGCACTGCCCGAAGAGGTCTTCAAGGCCATCTCCGAAGAGTTCGCCGTCCTCTATCGCCAGGGTCGCAGGAACATCAAGCTCTCGCCGATCGTCTGTCCCGACCTGCGGGACGTATCCGCCGACACCGATGAAAAGGCGACACCGAAAATCGAGAAAGTTGTCGCCGACGCGATCGACCTGTTCGGCGATCTCGTCAAGGTCAAACGTTGACCGGAGGTTAATCGAATGATCAATCCGCAAATGCTTAAGAAACTCCAAAAGATGCAGGAAGACCTCAAGCGGGCTCAGGACGAGATCAACAACTCGACGTTCTACGGACAGGCCGGCGGATCCGTCGTAAAGGCGGCCGTCAAGGGGACCAAGGAAATCGTCAGCATCGAGATCAAGAAGGACGAACTCGACATGAACGACGTCGAGATGCTTCAGGATCTGGTGAAGGCCGCGCTCAACGACGCCTTCGCGAAAGTCGACAGGGAAGTCGCGGAAACGATGGGCTCGCTGACCCAGGGCATCCGCTTCCCGGGGATCTGACGTGCGGTTCCCCCAGTCGCTTGAGACCCTGATCGGCGAATTCATGAAGTATCCCGGGGTCGGGCGCAAGACCGCGGAACGATTCGCCCTCCACACCATCCATCGCATGGACGGAGAAAGCGCCCAGGCGTTCGCGTCCGCGATCCAGAACGCCAAAGCGTCGATCCGTCCCTGTCCGATCTGCGGTCACCTGACCGACGGCGAACGGTGCGAGGTCTGCGCCGATCCCCTCCGCGACGGCACCCGCATTCTCGTCGTGGAAACGTCAAAAGACGTTTTCTCGATCGAAAAGGCGGGCGGTTATCGCGGACTCTATCATGTCTTAAACGGCGCGCTCTCGCCGATCAACGGCGTCGGTCCCGAAGAACTGAACCTGAAGGCCTTCTGGCCGCGCGTCCAGGACGAACGGGTCAAGGAGATCATCCTCGCAACCGGGGCGACCCAGGAGGGAGAGGCGACCGCGATGTACATCCGCCGCATCCTGAAGGACACCGACCTGCTCGTCACGCGGATCGCCTACGGCGTGCCCGTCGGCGCGAATCTCGAATTCGCCGACGACGCGACCCTTTCGCGCGCGATCCAGAACCGCCGTTCATTTTGATTCGAAAAGCCGAAAATCGCGTATTGCGCATGACGTTCTTATGATATAATAATACTACATAGGGCGGGAACAATCCCGCAACAAAATCTGGGGTGATTTGCATGTCGATTCAAGGAACCTTCGTCTTTGCCGGCATCATCGAAACCATCGAAGAATTCGTCGGACCGTACATCACACAGGGACTCGGCATTCTTACCGGACTTGCCGTCTGGATGCAGGCCGCCATCCTCGCCGGCGCCGCGATCTTCATCCTGATCGGCGTTTTCACTTTCATCAAGAAGACGTACAAGATGATTCTCGTGCTTGCGGTCATCGGCGTGGTCGGGTATTTTCTGTATACTTCGGGAGCGCTCAACGGCATCATCGGCGGACTCGTTCCGACGACCGAGGCCACGACCGCATTTTCATTGCTACATATCATAAGAGTGTTGCCTTTATAACGAAAGGCAATCCTCTTTTTTTTTCATGCCGTTTGAAAAGCGGCCGCACATTCCTTTCGAATGCCGGTACATCGGACGGAAACGAACGGATTCAAGGCACGTCGCAACGCGCTTTTTCGACATCATATGCGTAGGGAGAATACAGTATGGAAATCAAAATGGTCAACCTCACGAAAATCTTCACCAGCAAGAACCGCAAGGAGGTCCACGCCGTCGACCATGTCGACCTGACGATTCCGTCGGGCAAGCTGATCGGCCTGCTCGGACCGTCCGGCTGCGGGAAGTCGACGACCCTTTACCTGATCGCCGGATTGCTTCGCCAGAACGAAGGCAAGATCTTCTTCGGCAGCGACGAAGTGTCCGAGATGCCGCCGGAGAAGCGCGGCATCGGTCTCGTGTTCCAGAACTATGCCCTTTATCCGCATTTCACCGTCCGCGAGAACATCCTGTTCCCGCTGCAGAACCTGCGCGTTCCGGCGGAGGAAGCGAAACAGCGCACCTACGAGATGGCCAAGCTGGTCGGTCTCGAGGAGATGCTCGACCGCAAGCCGAAGGAACTGTCCGGCGGTCAGCAGCAGCGGGTCGCGATCGCCCGCGCCCTCGTCAAGAAGCCGCGCGTCCTCCTGCTCGACGAACCGCTGTCCAACCTCGACGCCCGCCTGCGCCTGCAGACCCGCGAGGAGATCAAGCGCATCCAGCGCGAGACGGGCATCACCACGGTCTTCGTCACCCACGACCAGGAAGAGGCGATGTCCATTTCCGACGAAATCGTCGTGATGAAGGACGGCGTGATCCAGCAGATGGGGCATCCGCAGGACGTTTACGACCGCCCCGTCAACCTGTTCGTGGCGAAGTTCCTCGGCAGCCCGCAGATCAACGTCTTCGACGGCGAGATCAAGGGCGGCGCCATTCTCGTCAACGGTATGGAGGTCGGCAAGACCGAACTGCCCGACCAGAAGGTCAACGTCGGCATCCGCCCCGAAGGATTCGTCATCGACAAGACCAACAAGAGCCCGTTTTTATTCGACATCGACCTCGTCGAGACGATCGGCCGCGACACGACGCTGATCTTCGACGCCGAGATGGACA
It contains:
- a CDS encoding tRNA 2-thiocytidine biosynthesis TtcA family protein; this encodes MRVFSFRDVVERSITKTFKGPLYSKFVEAICLYHLVEPGDRIAVALSGGKDSLLLAKLFQEYRRHGNVEFEMVFLTMDPGYSPEKLEKHKETCERLGIDVAVEPSAIFKVTEEYAKEDPCFLCARMRRGVLYKLARKYGCNKLALGHHFDDVIETTLLNMFYAGTFKTMLPKIRSENYPEIELIRPMYLVKEHDIVRFMNYHKLEAMNCGCRFILTKTDSKRGEIKNLIASLRKVYMNIDINIFRSAENVNLNGVLGYRNEDDERTFLDDY
- the mnmE gene encoding tRNA uridine-5-carboxymethylaminomethyl(34) synthesis GTPase MnmE; translation: MLYDTIVGIATLRGTSAINVIRVSGDDAIAAVASVFRGRDLNDVPSHSVAYGHIVDDGFVVDEVLVSVFREPKSFTAENVVEISTHGGFLIPEKIVSLLVSKGCRAAEPGEFTRRAYLNGRIDLSQAESVMDLINARTDAQLRLAHQGLDGRVSVLVAGLQKEILDVVAAIEVNIDYPEYDDVVVMTDAVLAPRLTDMAARIADILSKAETGKVIREGVRAVIVGKPNVGKSSLLNILLKEEKAIVTEISGTTRDLVEGELNLGGITLRLIDTAGIRETTDVVESIGIARSRKAMAEADLVILVLDQSASFTETDRQLLEVTRNKPRIVVGNKVDLGKRTPEGVDRMIDVSAKDGTGIAELEREVRRLFVDEAVVASGETIVANARHIGKLKEAATALRDALDACAAHRPVDMIELDIRRAWESLGEITGESGSDLLIETLFSRFCLGK
- a CDS encoding phosphoenolpyruvate-utilizing N-terminal domain-containing protein — encoded protein: MRVVKGLGIHRGIASGIVFRYRPARGSEPLFDLNINQKEALDNAIRRSVEELEKDVEESDPAHGDAVRMVFESHKLMVCDPILLDDVYARIERGESAFRAYRGAAEDIVARFSVLTNAYMRNRVIDIIDATDRVLHALVAAQYEREFDFAEPRIIVMDQMRPSVIRNCHKPHVVGFVAETGAYDQHSSMIARVKELPGVIVPDVLRTLNDGDRVVVDGDAGTVTVLDDDR
- the dnaX gene encoding DNA polymerase III subunit gamma/tau, coding for MSYKALYRTYRPIDFTEVAGQNHITTTLKNALTSGKVAHAYLFSGPRGTGKTSIAKILAKAVNCEKAPIANPCNVCPNCLGIQDGTISDVIEIDAASNNGVDEIREIRDKVKYLPGYVKYKVYIIDEVHMLSTGAFNALLKTLEEPPAHVIFILCTTEPQKIPLTIHSRCQRFDFKAITPVEIAGKMKEVIAKEHINIEEAAVNQIAIFADGGLRDALSLLDQTYSFSPEMITLDDVNQICGAVSFSKQMEIVHEIWQMDSAQAIKALDELIASGKDVAKICQNMIQFYRDVLVYKNVGFADSLSVLSKNEEFISITKALSNRRIFFYLDILNKAANDIRWSNNPRLYLELAFIKMTDEEPESDAKVAREMNELENRLEKLEKGALVESAPQKSTKTIDSTASSRIHTKKQEKDTTSGNAPIDQTEKEPETAISDTINFVPESVEKPANDTQTAPESACVDISKTYDIGFIEDVLNNGNRNDKAFLINNWHLFSKNASAASGAQVAQIFAAGTLMASSFGRIIVTFKGAGACNKLMAPSAKAVVKDVLKQSFDRDIDYMALPEEVFKAISEEFAVLYRQGRRNIKLSPIVCPDLRDVSADTDEKATPKIEKVVADAIDLFGDLVKVKR
- a CDS encoding YbaB/EbfC family nucleoid-associated protein; its protein translation is MINPQMLKKLQKMQEDLKRAQDEINNSTFYGQAGGSVVKAAVKGTKEIVSIEIKKDELDMNDVEMLQDLVKAALNDAFAKVDREVAETMGSLTQGIRFPGI
- the recR gene encoding recombination mediator RecR translates to MRFPQSLETLIGEFMKYPGVGRKTAERFALHTIHRMDGESAQAFASAIQNAKASIRPCPICGHLTDGERCEVCADPLRDGTRILVVETSKDVFSIEKAGGYRGLYHVLNGALSPINGVGPEELNLKAFWPRVQDERVKEIILATGATQEGEATAMYIRRILKDTDLLVTRIAYGVPVGANLEFADDATLSRAIQNRRSF
- a CDS encoding ABC transporter ATP-binding protein gives rise to the protein MEIKMVNLTKIFTSKNRKEVHAVDHVDLTIPSGKLIGLLGPSGCGKSTTLYLIAGLLRQNEGKIFFGSDEVSEMPPEKRGIGLVFQNYALYPHFTVRENILFPLQNLRVPAEEAKQRTYEMAKLVGLEEMLDRKPKELSGGQQQRVAIARALVKKPRVLLLDEPLSNLDARLRLQTREEIKRIQRETGITTVFVTHDQEEAMSISDEIVVMKDGVIQQMGHPQDVYDRPVNLFVAKFLGSPQINVFDGEIKGGAILVNGMEVGKTELPDQKVNVGIRPEGFVIDKTNKSPFLFDIDLVETIGRDTTLIFDAEMDTKTLLDKKTFKAIVDAEHRIKTKDVVHFTVKPEKMHLFDLDGKRL